GAAATAGCAATAATGAACGTCATTGATCCAATTGCAGAgttaattttctcattaacTATAAAATTATGGGGACAAGTAAGACTTGAAACCaccaaattcttaaaattagaagtaaatatatcttttatatgtaaaacaagatgtgtatggttacacctTCCAAGCTTGGAGCCATAATTCTAGACTGGAGAAGACAGAGTCATTACAAGTTGGCCGTCCATGACACTGCAAATCAGAATATATGAGCAGAGATTTGTCACCTACATGATGTAAAAATGTGGTAACAGCTGGGGTGTGAAAATATAAAGCAACGAGGCCTCACCTCTTGATGTAATAGTAGCAGAAATCGGCCAAGATGAATGTTTGAACTACTTCTGCAAGTAGAATCATTGGTAGCCACAAGAATCCGCTTCCTATCAGGTATAGATACTTCCCACCAATCTCATAAACCTGCATGTGAATGGCAGCAAAATGGCAGGTTATGGATTTGAGATCTCAGACCATCTTGGAATGATCGAGAGAAACTGGAATCGACACCAGATTTCATCAATGAGATGGTAGTTCAATGCCCACCATGctgttttcatttctttgtataTGATTCACAATTCCACATTGCACAATACATACAATTTAGTTGATAAAGCTGAACAAATTAGAAAAACGAAAGAGAAAAAAGTTTGTATAACTTGATCTAAGTTTGTTTATGTAAGAATTTTATGTTCTTGGGGCGTCAACACGTCGATTGTCTTCTTGATTTCTGAAAACTTAATAATCATGTTTGACTGACCTTAGGGATATTATTTAACGTATGGTGTCTGTTTCGATCATTATCTCATGGATTTCATGGTTCAAATGCTAGACTAATCCAAACAAATCCAGATATCTGAGATGCTGATAtcagatattttcttttctactaCCCAGTGGAAGACAGAATTGAAAACCACAGCAAGATAATAACAATGATTATCAGCTACTCAGGAAAGAGACTTTTATTTACttcagaggaaaagaaaaggcagaagaaaaatgattatgCCTCTCTGTTATGGAACCTATTATAGAGTTACCAATTTCTTCTCAATTAACAAGATTCTTTCATACACAGGAGTCAAATTTTATGATTTGCCATGTACCGCACACAAAAAATCCATGTTCAAACAAGGTACTAGTTCTCAAAGACTAGAGCAAGGTCAGTTCCTGATCCCAGGGCTAAGCCACGAATTTTCATCCTGTAGTAAGGGGTTTCTACAGAGTCCATTGTATTCTTAAAATGTATTAGGAATTTGGCAGATGAAATCCACACTTCACATCAAACAGATAAAGATAGAAGAAGAACCCACTACACCAAAACTAACCTGAATGAACCAATGAGCGCATCCCAAGAATCTTGCAACACCCAATGCAAATACATAATGGGCTGTAAATGGTTCAACCATCTGAAAACACATTtaattagagaaaaataaaataaaaaaacctgcTTCTCATAAATTAGTAAAATGcaaatttaaaagcaaaaagaGCTTCATGAGACCTAAACCTTGGCATTCTGCATCAGCCGAAGTTGAGGCAGCACAGAAACAGATTCCAAATAGACACAAAATGCCCAACAAATTCGACTTATCATTGAATGTTGTGTATAAGGATGAACAAGTATGGCAAGGATGGCAGAAGGCAGCACCTGCAATACAGATGGGAGAAAATGCCATTGAAAAGATgaaagaatattataatattttcataagttcCTCTATATATTAAATGGCAATAGCTAGAATGTTTCAAGCAGAAATAAATTCATTCAAGAACAACCACCACATTGTATGTTATAACTCATATTGTCCTAGAAACTtggatataatagaaaaaaggGCAATAGAGAATAGCAATAGAATAAACCCATTGGATAGGAGATTGGGATGGTTAACATCACTTTTCCTTGTATTATATCTATAATATAAATGCAAACTAAATATGTATCACCCCAGCTCGGTCTTACGGGAAATAATGAATCAGCCAAGTCTTTCCTGCTCCAATATCATTTTGGGCTATAagataatattttgtaaaaaatccAGAATGTTGAAATACAGGATTTAGAAGTTTCATGAGTTGAATATGTTGAATGGAATTCAGAAATACTTAAACATGTACCACATATGTGTTCTACTGAGATAAAGCATAACCAAAGACAAACAATGAAGAAGGTATCTACCACGTAATAATATATGGGAAAGTTGTCCAGCTCCTTGATGTAGGTTGACTTCAACTTGAACCTTATCATGTAGATAACCCATAAAGTCGATATAAGTGTAGCAAGATCAAGGATTGTGTGAATGTCACCCTCCATGACAAAACTACAGTATAATCTTACAGCTAAGAACATAGCTGTTAGCTCTTGAGTCTTCAATGAAAGGCCTAAACAAGAGAATAGCAAGTCAGATTATTGGCACAAATGGGACCCAGTAATATGACTAAACCTTTTACTCATTCAAGAATGTTGAAAGTATAGATATGCAAAGACTGTCTTGATCATACAGTCACAAAGCAGTAGAACATCCAATTACACGTCAATTCTTTTCTCCCACATATGCTTGACACTTGTCAACGAAGCGATCAATTAGTTTTATGACATAACTAACTTGTTGCAGTTAATATGACAATTCTGTAGCAGTTATGTAATTAATCCATGCAAACGACTATGAGGCTTTGATCTCTTGAGATAAGTACATAAGAAACAAGCACAAATTCATCTACCAGAAATCtttcttaactttttatatCTCTCTCTTCAATTCCCTTTGAGAGTAGTTAGATTGGTTCTTTCTAAGTGTGTTTCTTTCTATGTCAACTTGTGAAACTACTCGGAATGACAAACACTATGACTTGGATTTGATGAAAATggaaggtaaaaaaaaaatagataatctcTTTCTCGAAGATTcccttcatcaatcaagaaaGAAGTGCCCAATACATGATTAGGAATAAGAAATTCAAactgatttattttcatataattattaacTTGCTGCtaattctttttattgttttcatttttttcattttcaaagatacaacaattataaaaaattatcattggTCCTATTGGGTGTAAAAATGGATAAGGTAATGTTTCAAGAATCTTCAATTCTTAAAACTATCATAAACCAATTCCAACGAGTGCCCTATTTAGATAATGTCAAGTGccatagatttatttatttttttaattaatctgTTCATTCCATcaaattgtaattatttttagacCTTTCATTTTTAACTAGCATTTTGTGTGCAATACCATCAGATGCTGAGACCAATCTGCCTTATACCTACCATGTTAGCAACTGATACCACGACTTTAAACCATGCACATACAAGTCCAAAAAGAAGTTTGCCTGTGAAGCAAGGTCTCAAAGCTTTAAACTCAATTAAGTTACCTAACATCTTAAGCTTTTAGTTAATTGATAGCTTAACACATACTATTGCACCATTACATAACCATTATTTATTTACACACTTGCTATGTTACCATCATAATCACTGATTTAGGCGCATTCCTGTACAGATCTTTATTACCACCTGGTAGGTGCCATATTTGTTCTTTTGAAGTACCTAAGATATCTTCAAGTTTAAATCCAATACTTGGAAACTACTGATACTGCTTATAAAGTGAAAGCACACTGCTTTAACTGAGCTTCTATGGAAATCTACTGTCTCAattaacaagaaagaaaatttgcTTCACAAGCAGCTTTAGCTCCTTAAAACTTTGTAACATACCAGCAACATTGATGTCAATTTTATTGCATTATACATATCCATTATCACAACTTTTGGGTCTACAcaaagaattagaaaaaaaaaaaccaaacacttATCCTATGAAGCCTATAAGTTTGCTGTGATCCACAGTCACAACTTTTCAAAATAAGCTACAGGCCTACAGCAGGGAGTCTttccatttaataaaataaaatattatgcacCACATACTACATATCGATAGCCATGTGCACTGCTTGTTCTTTTgcttaaaaaagtaaaaacaattatgatgaaataaaaacaattattgtgATTTCTTGTCCTTTTgctaaagaataaaataaattatgcatcatataccaaatataaacaATCATGTGATTTTTACTAAAGAGCATTGAGCCCTTGTATAAGAGGGGATATGTGCCCAAAGTATACCGAACCCCAAAAAAACTACCTTAGAAAAAGAACTAATAGGTTGATAATCTTATGGATTCAAATAAGTGAAAAAGGAGTTAAGAACATAAATTTAGCCTGAAGTCACATTGAGCAAATGAACATGAGAATAATTCTTCAACAAATGGGAATCGTCCTTCATATAAGGACTTGAATGATTAATGATATCTTTCAATTGTCTGAGTGTTAATTGGAGTGTACTAACTATTGTAGCAATGCTAGAGAACAGGAAGAACCTTCAATTTTACCACCCTCATCTACCATGGAAACGCAGAAACAAGGATTTGATTAGGGCTCAAGATGGCAAAGGAGAAAACCTTTGAGACAGATGAACTGGGTACAAAACCTACCAGATCAATCCTGCACCCAGCAGGAGTTGGGTTTTGAAATCTCATTCAAACTCAATTGTT
Above is a genomic segment from Vitis riparia cultivar Riparia Gloire de Montpellier isolate 1030 chromosome 7, EGFV_Vit.rip_1.0, whole genome shotgun sequence containing:
- the LOC117917568 gene encoding ER lumen protein-retaining receptor erd-2.2-like translates to MGRRRNSSVNVLFGWVRRQSMKVKAFLAVTSVLSSLLALKFLVKDRNHFFVASEAIHVVGIMVLIYKLTTQKTCSGLSLKTQELTAMFLAVRLYCSFVMEGDIHTILDLATLISTLWVIYMIRFKLKSTYIKELDNFPIYYYVVLPSAILAILVHPYTQHSMISRICWAFCVYLESVSVLPQLRLMQNAKMVEPFTAHYVFALGVARFLGCAHWFIQVYEIGGKYLYLIGSGFLWLPMILLAEVVQTFILADFCYYYIKSVMDGQLVMTLSSPV